A segment of the Georgenia sp. M64 genome:
CGCAACTGTGTGGGCCCATCGCGGAGGGCTTGCCGCCGACCTGGCGGTGCCGCCCCACTCCGCTCGACGATGGGTTTCCCCTGTGACGATGAACGACTTTGCCCTTTCGCGCCCCGAGACGGGTGACGACGCCCTGTTCGAGGCGCTGGAGCTCTCCGACGCCGAGGCGCCCACCGACGACACCGGTGCGTCCTCCGATGACACCGGTGCGTCCGCCCCGACGGCGGGTGCCGACACCGCCGAGACCGCTCCCGCCGAGACCTCTCCCGCCGCGGCGGCACCGCTCGCCAAGGCGGCGGTGACCTTCGCCGACCTCGGCCTGCCGGACGACCTGCTCTCGGCGATCGAGGACCTCGGCTTCACCGTCCCGACCGACATCCAGGCCGAGGCGATCCCGGTGCTGCTCTCCGGCCGCGACGTCGTCGGCGTCGCCCAGACCGGCACGGGCAAGACCGCCGCCTTCGGTCTGCCGCTGCTCGAGGCGGTCGACGCGTGGGAGCGCTCGGTGCAGGCCCTGGTGCTCACGCCCACCCGCGAGCTCGCCATGCAGGTCTCGGACGCCATCGCGTCCTTTGCCCACCGCACCAAGAACCTCACCGTGCTGCCGGTCTACGGCGGCTCGAGCTACATCCCGCAGCTGCGGGCCCTCAAGGACGGGGCGCAGGTCGTGGTCGGCACCCCCGGTCGCGTCATGGACCTCATCGAGCGCGGCAGCCTCAACCTCTCGGGCGTGCGGTTCCTCGTCCTGGACGAGGCCGACGAGATGCTGCGCATGGGCTTCGCCGAGGACGTCGAGCAGATCGCCTCGCACGTCCCCTCCGGCCGGCGCACCGCGCTGTTCTCGGCCACCATGCCCGCGGCCATCAAGCGGGTCGCCGACACCCACCTCACCGACCCGGTGCGTGTGGCCGTCACCCGGCCGGCGTCCACCACCGCCACCGTGCGCCAGACCTACGCCGTCGTGCCGTTCCGCCACAAGGTCGGTGCCCTCGCCCGCGTGCTTGCCACCACCGAGGCCGACGCCGCGATCGTCTTCGTCCGCACCAAGGGCACCGTCGAGGACGTCGCCATCGAGCTCGCCGGCCGGGGGATCTCCGCCGCCGGTCTGTCCGGCGACGTCCCGCAGAAGGAGCGCGAGAAGCTCGTCGAGCGGCTGCGCAACGGCACGCTCGACGTCCTCGTGGCCACCGACGTCGCCGCCCGCGGCCTCGACGTCGAGCGCATCGGCCTCGTCGTGAACTTCGACGTGCCGCGTGAGGCCGACTCCTACGTCCACCGCATCGGCCGCACCGGCCGCGCCGGTCGGACCGGTACGGCCCTGACCTTCCTGACCCCGCGTGAGCGCGGGCAGCTGCGCCAGATCGAGAAGCTCACGGGCTCCACCCTCGAGGAGGTCACGCTCCCCACGCCGGCGGACGTCTCCGCGCACCGGGCCGGCAAGCTCTTCGGCCAGGTCGCCGAGCGCCGCGGTGCCGGCCGCCTGGAGATGTACCGCGAGGCGCTGACCGCGCACGTCGAGGAGACCGGTGCCGACCTGCTCGAGGTCGCCGCCGCTCTCGTGGCCCTGTCCGTCGGTGACGAGGGTCCGCAGCGCCGCGACGACGAGGACGACCGCCCGCGCACCCGTCGCGAGGAGACCGTGGACGACGAGGGCACCTTCGTCGCCGCGCGCTTCGACGAGGGCCACACGTCCAAGCACGGCACCCGCGGCCCGGCCGAGCGTGGCGGCCGCCGCCCGCGCATCGCCGGTACCCGCTACCGCGTCGAGGTCGGGCACAAGGACGGCGTCCAGCCCGGTGCCATCGTCGGTGCGATCACCGGCGAGGGCGGCCTGCGCGGCTCCGACCTGGGCAAGATCGACATCTTCCCCAGCTTCTCGCTCGTGGAGATCTCCGGTGACCTCTCCCCCGAGTCGGCCCGTCGCATCGGCGCCGCCAAGGTGGCCGGCCGTCCGCTGAAGATCCGCCCGGACGAGGGCCCGCGCGCCGCCCGGCCCGCGAAGCGTCACGGCGAGCACGACCGTCCCGAGCGTCGGCCCTCGCGACCGGTCGGCCCCGCCCGCCGCCCCCGCTGAGCCGGCGGCGCCGGTCCCGGGCTCTGCTCGCCTGGTCGCTCGTAGGAGCGATCGGTGGCGGTCCGGAGCCTCGAGTCTGCTCATCCGGTCGGTAGCGGCAGTCTCCGTTGGCGGTTCGGAGCCCGCGTCTGCTCGTCTGGTCGCTTCTAGCAGCCACCTGAGCAGACTCGTCGAGGGACCGACGGCGCCCGGCACGACGACGAAGGCCCACCCGGTCGGGTGGGCCTTCGTCGTGTGTCTGGGCGGTCCGCGAACGGATCGCCGCTGGTTCGCTGGCGCGAGCCTGCCGACACCGACCCGCGGCGCCGACGCCCCGGCAGCGTCAGCGCGCCAGCGACGTCAGCTCGCGCCAGAACCGCGCGAAGTCGGCGAGCTCTCCCTCGAGGGGCCCGACGACCTGCTCGCGCACGGTCCCGGCCACCACCTCGCGTAGCCGTCGGGCCACGCGGCGGGACCGCCGCCGCGCCCCCACGCGCGCGGCGATGCCGCCCACGAGGGCGAGCAGCAGTCCCACGACCACCCCGCCGCCGAGCAGCACGGTGGGCCACGGGAGCGGGCCGGCCATCGGGGTCTCCGGAGCCGGGAGCTGCAGGTACCCCATCACCGCGAGGGCGGCCAGCCACAGCCCACCGGCGATCGCGGCCGCGAGGAAGACCCACTGGAGGAAACCCAGCACGCGCCACCACGCAGGCCGCCGGGTCTGCTCGAGCTCGGCCGCGCCGACCTGCTGGTCGAGGGAGTCCACGAGCCCCGGCACGCGCGCCTCGGTGTCCTGCAGGACGTCCGCCCGCCAGGAGTCCGGCAGGTGACGCGTGGCCGTGGACGCCATCGCGTGGGCCGCCGAGCGCACCGCGGCCTCCTGCACCGGTGTCGGCCCGGGCAGGGAGGTGCGCACCAGGCGCGCCTCGGGAGCCTGCTTGTCCAG
Coding sequences within it:
- a CDS encoding DEAD/DEAH box helicase, which translates into the protein MNDFALSRPETGDDALFEALELSDAEAPTDDTGASSDDTGASAPTAGADTAETAPAETSPAAAAPLAKAAVTFADLGLPDDLLSAIEDLGFTVPTDIQAEAIPVLLSGRDVVGVAQTGTGKTAAFGLPLLEAVDAWERSVQALVLTPTRELAMQVSDAIASFAHRTKNLTVLPVYGGSSYIPQLRALKDGAQVVVGTPGRVMDLIERGSLNLSGVRFLVLDEADEMLRMGFAEDVEQIASHVPSGRRTALFSATMPAAIKRVADTHLTDPVRVAVTRPASTTATVRQTYAVVPFRHKVGALARVLATTEADAAIVFVRTKGTVEDVAIELAGRGISAAGLSGDVPQKEREKLVERLRNGTLDVLVATDVAARGLDVERIGLVVNFDVPREADSYVHRIGRTGRAGRTGTALTFLTPRERGQLRQIEKLTGSTLEEVTLPTPADVSAHRAGKLFGQVAERRGAGRLEMYREALTAHVEETGADLLEVAAALVALSVGDEGPQRRDDEDDRPRTRREETVDDEGTFVAARFDEGHTSKHGTRGPAERGGRRPRIAGTRYRVEVGHKDGVQPGAIVGAITGEGGLRGSDLGKIDIFPSFSLVEISGDLSPESARRIGAAKVAGRPLKIRPDEGPRAARPAKRHGEHDRPERRPSRPVGPARRPR